The Fusobacterium sp. DD2 DNA window TGACGTAGTTCCTGAAGGTGAAGATTGGTTATACCCTCCATACAGTGGTACAATTGCTGATGGAAAAATCTTTGGAAGAGGAACTTTAGATGATAAAGGACCAGCTGTTATATGCCTTTATGCTATGAAAACACTATTAGATTCAGGAATCAAATTAAACAGAAAAGTAAGAATGATATTAGGTGCAAATGAGGAAAGTGGAAGTAAATGTATGAAATACTACTTTAACACTATTAAAAGACCACAACCTACACTTGCTTTTACACCAGATTCATCATTCCCAGTAACATTTGCTGAAAAAGGAATAATCCGTATATCACTTACTAAAAATTACAACAATATGGGAGATATAGTTGTTAAAGGTGGAAATGCATTTAACTCTGTTCCACAAAAAACTCATATGACTATTTCTAAAGATGAATTAGGAAATGTTGAAGAAGCACTAAAAAAATATAATGCTGATCATGAGTACAAAATAGAGTGTGAATTAAAAGATGGAAAATACAATTTCTTATCTTTAGGAAAAGCTGCACACGGTTCAAGACCATATAAAGGATATAACTCAGCATCTGCATTATTCACTTTCTTAAACAGTGTAGAAGTTAAAAACGCAGATCTTAAAGATTTTTTAGGATTCTATTCTAAATTTATTGGAATGGAAACAGATGGTAAATCATTAGGAATTAACTTCCATGATGAAGACAGTGGAAATCTAACTCTTAACGTAGGAAAAGTTTCTATTGAAAATGGAAAAGCAGAATTATCAATTGATATGAGATGCCCAGTATCAATCTCTAACGATAAAGTTATAGATACTATTAAGGAAACTATTAAAGAGGATGCTCATATGGAAGTTTTAAGCAGTTCTAAGGCTCTATATGTAGCAAAAGACAGCTTCCTTGTATCTACTCTAATGGATGTATACCGTAACGTTACTGGAGACGTTAATAGCCAACCAGTAGCTATAGGTGGAGGAACATATGCAAGACAAGTAACTAACGGAGTTGCTTTTGGAGCTCTTCTAGCATCTCAAGAAGATAACATGCACCAAAAAAATGAATATCTTGAAATTGATAAGATAGACACTCTATTAAAGATATATGTAGAAGCAATTTACCAACTTGCAAAAT harbors:
- the pepV gene encoding dipeptidase PepV, yielding MNLQEKVLGYKDDVVREIQGAIQIPSVMEEAKPGMPFGEGPAKALNYFVELGKKLGFKVVNYDNYAAEIEFGEGEEVLGILGHVDVVPEGEDWLYPPYSGTIADGKIFGRGTLDDKGPAVICLYAMKTLLDSGIKLNRKVRMILGANEESGSKCMKYYFNTIKRPQPTLAFTPDSSFPVTFAEKGIIRISLTKNYNNMGDIVVKGGNAFNSVPQKTHMTISKDELGNVEEALKKYNADHEYKIECELKDGKYNFLSLGKAAHGSRPYKGYNSASALFTFLNSVEVKNADLKDFLGFYSKFIGMETDGKSLGINFHDEDSGNLTLNVGKVSIENGKAELSIDMRCPVSISNDKVIDTIKETIKEDAHMEVLSSSKALYVAKDSFLVSTLMDVYRNVTGDVNSQPVAIGGGTYARQVTNGVAFGALLASQEDNMHQKNEYLEIDKIDTLLKIYVEAIYQLAK